The sequence TCCATCCCAAACAGTTCTGCGTTTTTGATTCTACttcttgagtagattttgtgattttgcttgtttaggtgatatctagtagcgggtaattgttgtattttacccctaatctcatTGGGTAAGGTAAAGTTTTACTAAactcttgtgtttagttgtttttgtgaaccctaggtttgatgtttgtatgttatatgatgtttgtttgagctttggtgcttgttggaggtGGCTTAGCTTTTTGGAAGCTTGTTTGGACTTAAAGTGGTGTTCTGTGCATATTGAAaatcggccaagatatggttttagttttctttatgtaatatgcaATGTTTCTggatacttaggctagttgaccctaagataggattgaatgatattggcgtatgaaaaattatatgtgaattgatgtAATTGTTGGTTGTATTAGATTATTGGTGTTGATGAGTATTGATGGTGATTAGTTATATTGATGAATAATGAGGATTATGAGAATTTAAGGTAATAAGTTAATGTAAAATGTTTGTGATGGTTTGGAGTAAAAGATATTGATGATTGTGATGTGATatgatatatgttgatgataattttggattttgaatcTTGTGGTTGATGTTGTGTTAAGGTTGGTGGGTTATTGATGGTGTGTAAGGTTGGTGTTGGAAGACTTTTATGATAATGATGGGTGGTAAGTGAAGTATTTATGTATGAGGAATTATTGATGTTGTTAGTCTTGTTAAATAATGTTGTTGATTGTATGATGTATGatgaatttggatgagtaatattattgattattgatatGGAGTATGAATGAggttgatgatgaagattgatagTGATAGAATGATGATTGATGAATGTGCTGGTGGAAGAATGATTATAgtgtatatatttaatatttaagaaTGAGGATAATGACATGTGAAGGAAAATTAGGTATGAAGGGTGAACGGTGACACAAAAGGTGAGTTGTGAGGTAAATTGGAGTTTGGTATAGTTTTAGTTTGATTTTGGTTGAGAATTTTGGAAAGTTGAGAACTTGTGACTTTTTGGTAAAAATGTGTTTTGGGctaactttgacggatcatatatTGAGCTACGATTATTGGAAATTGATGTATTTTATGTCAAATGAAATATAATTtaacaagctttaaaatggtttaaactttgtggaaatatgaattttgtagagagagatatgatcattcaaagtttggtgtcagaATCTGAATTATGTAcattctgcagaatttgtgatttctggtttgtgtgcgcacgcacaccctgtggATTTTAAAacctatgcgcacgcacagccttgtgcgtacgcacacatggggACATGGCTACTGATGAGAGCGCTAGCATACTCTGTGCGCGCACATAACCAACGAAGTTCTGcaagttgtgcgcacgcacagcactgtgcgcacgcacacgttgggaagggcattctgttgagggcgttcgcacgcgTTGTGCAAgcgaacagaattgaaaattttacacttgtgcgtacgcacacctctatgcgtacgcacacattttgaaaatctccttgggcgtgcgcacgcacaccactgtgcgtacgcacatgccctgtttttcaactaaaactttgtttttaactatttcacctttccaacaagcttgtaaacttctgtgacacctatttaaggTTTTTGGGCTTAATTTTGGGTATCAAAGCATGGGAAAGGTCCTAGAAGATTTAAATTGGTATTATTTtaaaaagttagagaacggaggtttaggtttctggtgtactgaggatgagtttagttgagagagaaggaagagtagtgaacttggtgattactgacaatgaattgagaaactgataaactaatgagttcggaatggaattaAGAACTGATGATGGTTATTATGAGCTTGATGGATATTGAAGGAAAGTGTGTcagacactatatccttggaatgttgagaactgataattgaaagtgatttgagatgagaaatggtgatgACTGGTGATGATTTGAAGTCGATGGACTTATTGGATGTGGATAGTGTGCCAGGAAcgatatccttggaatgatagtgTGCCAGAagctatatccttggaatgatttatgatgaaatgttgttattttccttttctaccgcaagagtgtgccaggcactatatcatcggaatgagcatgcaagtgtgctaggcactatatcctcggaacgatagtgtgccaggcactatatcctcggaacaaaagcgtgccaggcgctatatcctcggacgtggcagaaaggcgacatctGAAAGGATGTGTCGATTTGGCATtcatagaccgacaagtgatatcacgagccaataggacaggcattcatcatgtgcatctactATGTGTTTTATTTGCTTTGCCTAATTGCATATCTTGCCTAAATGAATAATATGCTTATTTACTAGTTGTTTTACTTGCTGTAcatgtatattacttgtgttttacttgcttgtattacttgtgattgtctggtgctgaggaggtaggtaggcggtggcgatgggatcgcagggaggttaggttggtgaagactgtgggatacagcggtgtgttTAGCATTAATTAgaattcccctaagtttagataacccaaTTTATGTTtaaggttatttatttatttaatttattctaagcttgaatatccatatttgatgtgaagttctaggattgccttcggcgtcccagagccttacatcttacttattgggcactgttaccatactgagaacctccggttttcaaaccatattctgttgttatttttcagatgcaggtcgcaatccACCTTGGTGAGTTATTTTGGTGGTGACAAAGCGGAGGATCTCTATCTATTTTGGagtcatttttattattttttattatctctcacttttgtatttactttttcgtagaggcttactttgagagaaaaacttgtataagctgttttaactttcAGATGTCTGTATGGTCTGTATATAGCTATCTGGCTTAAACTCTGCGAGTTGTGGCTAGATCTTCAtactattatactcttatattttgttatattatatctatttcttgtgcgttaagtttgtagcttcgtgtgtatgctttgcgcttttcaaatcttgtttttaagctatatccttcatcgggcttctagaatatattactttttctatatattatatgtataagctttagaattgtcataacctttagttaacctttgctttacgacgcgaggtaaggcttaggctaattagggtgttacatttagtggtatcagagcagttcgtcctcgtaagcttgagggatggaccgattgtgtttcattgcatactctgtgtgtcttttctttgatgctattaggttatctacttgatattgcataacatgcttgtttgtgagtgcctttttgggataattgaagcactagacttttgatattgaaactgatcaccttgatatcaattgtttggtgtagacaggaacccgaATGGCCACTCATGGACGAGGTCGTACGCGTTCACGAGCAGAGAGTAGGAATGAGCAACCGGCCGATAATCATGCTGAGTTCATGGCGGTAATGGCGAATCTTGCGAACACCATGGAGGCAAATGCTGTTGCGACGCTGCAGGCTctgcagaggttaggccaaccgaCTGAAAACGGAAACAGGGATGGAAATGGGAACGATAATGTGGAAGGAAATGGTGATAACATGGGAGGTGCTCCGATGACCTTGGCTacttttctcaaggttcatcTGCCAAGTTTCAAAGGTTCAACCAACCCTACAGAAGCGGATaattggtttcaggccatggagcgtgCTTTACAAGCACAACATGTTCCGAACAACCAGTATATGGAGTTTGCTGCGTATCAGCTTTTGGGAGAGGctcagcattggtggcaaggagaatGCCACTTGCTCCAGCTTCAGAATGCCGACATCCCTTGGGATGTATTCCAAACGgctttctataagaagtactttcctgagtctgcaagggaagcgaaggagatggaacttatgcagctgaagcaggATTCCTTGTCTGTGGCGGACTATACTAGTCGATTTGAGGAGCTATGTAGGTTCTCTAGCGTGTGCCAGGTACCCCAGAGACCTACGAGAGCTGGAAGTGCATCAAGTATCAAAGGGGCTTGAAGGATGATATcatgactgctgtggctccttTGGAGATTCGGATTTTCTCCGATTTGGTGAATAAGGCGAGAGTTGTTGAGGAATATGCAAAGTCAGTAGCCTCATCAAGGGACACTCCTGGAGGAAACACTAGTAAGGAACGTGACGATCACCTTGGACCAAGGGGACAGAATTTTAAGAAAGATGGACATACTCCTCAACATCTGCAAGGTCAAGGGAACTTCAGAAAGGACAATAATGCCCAGTTTCACCTTATGAAAGGGAGTCGCCTGTGTTATGCTTGTGGACTACCTGGGCACCTAGCCAAGAACTTCCTCCGTAAGGAAAACCAGAACATGGGTCAGAATCAACAACCAGGCCGTGTGATCACCAAGGGTGCAGAAGAGGCAACAAAGTCGGATCCGCTAATGCGAGGTAAGTGCATAAAGTTGTTGTGATATGTTATTAGGACCCATTTGGCTTAGTTTTATTCTATGGAAGGTTGTCATAAGTTTGGTCGGACTTAGAGATTTCTTAGAGGGACCGATGGAGAAGGAGGATTTTGATGCATGTAGCTGAGTAATCCGGATTCGTAAATGACGATAAATCAGCGTGGACATGTCGGAATGGTTACCGAGTATGACTAGAAATCGTGTCGACTCCCTGTATGGGTGATGGGTGTAACACCCcgattaccctaagccttacttctagccgtaaagcaaaggttaatcagagattacgacagtcctaaggcttatacatatatatgtatatagaaggaaataatatgaTCTAGAAGCTTGACGAAGGAGTAAGCTCAAAAATAGAATTTCAGAAGcgtgaaacgttcacacgaagttAACACATAAGATACAAGATATAGGTACAAGAGAATAGAACAAATGTATAAATATAGTAATATAAGCATAGGGAACCAGCCGCAgtttgcggagtttaagccgactagttacaaatataaaaatacaaggTTTTAGAATTAAAACggcttatacaacctatctctcataAATAGCCACTAAAgccataaagataaaatacaaaaagaggtgagagtaactataacaaagtaaaataaattaaaccaaggaggaaccatactccgctccgTCACCACatccgcaatctcaccgaagtaaattacgacctgcatctgaaaaacaacaacaaagtatggaatgagaaccggagattctcagtatggtaacagtgcccaatgatgtaagatgtaaagctccgggatgccgaaggcaatcctagaacttcacatcacatactgatattcaagcttagcataaaaaataaataaaagaacttaaaccataaaccagggttatctaaacttagggagaATTATAACTAAACtagtcacaccgctgtatcccacaaccctcgccaacctaacctccgtgcgatcccatcgccaccgcctacctaaccatCTCAGCACCAGATAATCACAAttaatacaaacaagtaaaactcaaataatattcatatacaacaagtagttcaagaagcagataggcatgttatacaattaggcaaactcaagtaaacaaagcaagcaagcatatagaagatgcacatgatgaatgtctgccctattggctgtgatatcacattgtcgtttcaactgccaacccgacacatctccatggagacgtcgacCTTCGGAATCCTCAAATGGTAACCCCCGAGATATAATGCTCGGATCACTATCCAGGTACATGCGCCTGCATGCTCTAtggatccgaagggatgcgagtgggatctattgccaccgacctcacatctaagcgcaagcgggacgaaccactgtCTTTACGCCGCCACCACTACCTTGAACAGGCAGGATCCAACCTCAGCCCCTgcccgggcgcatagcgtctcaaaatCTCAATAAAAGTAGTACATTGGTTTTTAAAAAAACATTTTTAGCATAAGAAGGATCCATCACTTCATTCAGAGCCCTCAACTCTTCTCAACCACTGTTCATTCTCATTTCATCTCCAAAATCAACAATTCCTTAGTTCTCATCTCATCCATCAACCATTCTTTACCTACCATTGGACTACCTTCAGTACACCATAAACCTAGGCCTCTGTTTTTCTAAACTTTTCCAAACAAACATCAACTAAAACCCTTAGCTTATTTCCCATATTCCCATACACAAAGTAGGCCCAAAAGctttaaaatggtgttatagaaacttacaaccttgttggaaaggtgaaatagttgaaaataaagtttaaatttatgaaacagggcatgtgcgtccGCACGCCTAGGAAATTTTAaaggtgtgcatacgcataggggtgtgcgtacgcatacgtgCCAAAATACAAAAGGTCTGTTCACTCACACAACCTGTGCCAGTGCCCCCAACAGACAATTCTCcccaacgtgtgcgtccgcacaagcctgtgcatccgcacaggttgaaattcTTCCTCAGATatgcgcgcgcacaagctgtgctagcgctgccaacagaacgcacttccctgcctgtgcgtgtgcacaagggtGTGTGCGTCCGTACAGGTCAAAATTCTCGCGGGGTGTGCGTGCGTACAAGGCTATGCGTCCGCACATATTAGAAAACTCAGAATTTtgtaactttgcagaatttccggtttttaacaccaactttgaatgatcataacttcctctacaaaattctaaattttgcaaactttatatcaaatcgaagaGTTTCCAATAATCTTCAAATataaaccaaattcaacaaattttgaaagccgaggaaaaagttatgatcaagcaaaattcatcaaaatttcacttTTACCCAAAACCTCATAACCTCAATTTTAACCAACCTTCcattcaaaaccaaattaaaacctaCCCAATCATCATAAACTACTACCACACATAACACATTACCTCTTCATATCATTCTCCTTAATTTTACTTAAATTACTCAACCATTATACCATATCTCACTACCAAATCCATAATTTCCAACTTAATCATAAATCCATActcataatcataatcaataaACAACAACCTCAATAACCAAAAATCATAAATCATCATCAATATATGTCATTAAACACCATAATCATCAATATCCTTTTTTCCAACCCACCATAAATATTTCACATTGACTTATCATCTAATTTctcaaaattctcattattcatcaataTAAATAATCATCATCAATACTCATCAACATTAATAATCtccaacaatcatcatcatccaCAGTAATTCCATACACCAACAGTTAACATCAATTCACATATGATTACTCATACACCcacaacattcaatcctatcttagcgTCAACTAGCGTAAGTGTCcatgaacattacatattacataaaggaaaccaagaccataccttggccgattttcatatacaccaaacaccaaaacgaagccaccaagcttgatccaaagcctcaaccaacaccAACAAACACCAAGGCTcacactaacaacacatatatcacgaaaatcaaaatctaagataaataaaacaactaaacacaagggtttagtaaagccttaccttacccaatgtgattaggggtaaaatttaacatttacccgctactagagatcacctaaacaagcaaaaccacaaaatctactcaaaaactaaacatAAAAACGCAGAACTGCTAGGGCACAAAACTGGAGAGTGAACAGCGATCTCTTACCAAAAAAACTTAGATTGAAAGGAAGAGCTCatcgagagcttcgcgtggccacaaacggctcttcaatcggagctccggatcaaaagttatggcttcTGAAAGGTGGAGGTGAAAAGAGcactctctcttcttcctctcttcactCTAaccgaactctctctctctctctctctctctctctctctctatgctGAAATGAGCTTCCTTGGCTCATTTActcacttatatatgttggaccttgggcccggtccaacccgttagcatttttggtccgtttggcccactttaggccaaaacctttaagattagtgtccggttttcgattctaaattatttttctcctttcaaaacaataaatcactttccaaatattattttccaaaatacgcagTGCTGAACAGACcagagccggtactgccggcttaATCTCCAGtatgcatttttacaaaaactgttcgaaagaaatacattttccaactcagaaaaattcactgaaacaaaatttctcatttatatttttaaattaaaacttctaaattttgaatctattccaggcactaaaattattttattaaaacggttttacaTGAAAACGTgggttcttacatcctcccctccttaaaaagattttcgCCCTCAAAAATCCGAATCACACgatgggatatatatatatatatacatatattcccCACGAAGCATCTTACTTTCAACGTTGCTAATCTAACAAGTTGCCAAGGCACCTCGTTCGCCATCATCCTACCGTGTCGACGTTCCCTTTTGCCTTccactgcgtcactctgattatcgtcattaCGCATCCGAAGTTTTTCTTAAAACAATTACCAATTTTGTAATACTTTTTAAAACCTTTAAATCAAGTTCCATATAAATGAGTTCAttgttaaaactttttcaaaagagCCAAAAATCGTTTACTCGAAAGTCATCTATTTGAAATCAtggttttcttaaataaaaacttttcAGTTTGACTTCCTTTCGATAAGATAATTTGGAAACCAAATTTACAAATGAACATAATCGAaggactcacttttctttttaaaCAATATCCTCCAAACCAAGAATTTCTGACGTAGTTTCAAAACCAAGGACTGCTTTTGTAACATTTCGCAAAGCTATGAAAACAAGCCCAATCTAAACCAATTTATTATGAAAGCTTCTTCAAAAGGCTCAAAAATTCATTTATTCTTAAATCAAAACCTTTCAATTCGAATTCTATTTTGATAAGATAAATTATAaaccaaaatcaccaatcaagaaAATCATAAAACTCACTTTTTCTGTAAACCATATTATTCAGACCAAGAGTTTCGATTTAATTTCAAAAGCAAAACATTTAAACCAAAGGTTTCAaaccaaatttgaaaatcatttCAAACCATAAAACTTTTCCAACATGGTTCAATGCCATACTAGTTAGAAATCAAAAACCATAATTTAAAAACCGCAAAAGCAGCCGTGTCTACCTTCCCTTCCATAACCACAAACCACATTCTAAAGAACTAAAGCTTCGCATTACTGTGCCTAAAGATCGCACGCGATATTACAACTATTCTCGAGTTTATTCAGAAGGATAAAAGTCTTTGAAACAAGAAGGACAAGCAATAAGGATAATCTCCGCAAAAGTTTTGAAAGAACTACTAAATTTACAAGTAAACGAGGATGTACAATCGATGAAGATTATCGGAATAAATTCAATTTAACAAACTCAAGGATAACTCCCGAATCAGAGATAACTGATAGGAACACAAAAAAGGATAAGCAAGGCAGTAGTTTGGAACTAATCAAGCTGAGTTAACAAGTATAAAATTATAGAAGAAGGTTATTTGAAGCCACTGATGACACTCCCAAGGTTTAGAAATTTATGATTAAGTACACCTAATACATTTGAATATAAAGAATGAAAAACTGAAAGAGGATCACCTCATGTGCTAAAAGAAAGGTATGTAACTCGCATTTCACAAAAGGGTGGCAGAAACATACACCAAAACTGCAATGTggttaaaagaaaactaaattgtATTTTGTCTAAATAGTTTCCAAGTAAAAGACAAAATAGGTGAGGTTTAGAAAATGAGAATCAATTGAGTTAAGGCCACACAATGTTGAAAATCCTGAAAGACATTTAGTTATTCAATCAAATAAGGTATACACTGAAATCACGACAAGGTTGTAAGAATCCAAGAATTGCCAAAGCTTATATTCAAACAAGAGTGTATAAGTTTTATAACAAATATGGAACTagttaaactctatttagaaaagGAAACTCcaaggtaaaaatttgcttatcagtcggtttcaaaacttcatttaaaacagtgcatgccaactttaaaacaACTTTGTCAATTTAAAGAATAACTATGGATGCGATTTAAGCAAGAAGAATCGATTTAGATTTCTTAAGAGAATCCAAAACTTGTTTCAAAAGTCCACAGCAAAATTCTAAGAATACACTTGAAATTGCCATCACATAAGAACATTCAAGAATATTAAGATGTGATTAAAAGAAATCAGACCaaacaagaaaggatcttaaatcaaaggagttcaaacaagatccatgAAGCATGggacatcaaacaagctttccattggtccaaaagaatacaaaactcGTAAGGAAGGACAATTAAAAGGACAAACAATGCACTAGATAGAAATAACTTCAAGTTGACTCGGACGAGTATGAGATGTACAAGAGAAGAAAAACTACGATTGGTGGGGACGGTCATAACagtataagaataataaaaaacagAACCGAGTATATCATTCAAAGAAGTGAAAAGCTTAAAAAGGAATTGGTTTGTTCCTAAAAGAAAGGATATGAACTCAAtactttcaaaagaacaacaattgcCTAGACAATGTGTTGTactaaaccaaattcaaattaaaaataaattaagtgaaGTTTGTCAAATGAAAATCAACGGAAAAGAGGCAAAAATCTATCTTTTGAAGAATTcctaaatacataatcaaataaagatatTTGTAAAAAAACTGTAATAAAGTTGTTAGAAAATCAAGTTGTATTTAAAGTAAATATATTTCCATAAATCAGTAAAGAGACAGGCGAGGTATTGGAAACAATTGGTTTTAAACTGTAAAAGAAACTTTCAAAGTTTATATGAAAAAGTGTATATCAAATCAAAAGCGATTTTGTTAAGATTTGAAGAATGGCTGTAATTATCATCAAATAAGAGGAaactaaattataatttgtttacaAAGGACTCAGAACAAGAACTTAAAAAGATATAATGCATCAAAACATGTTCAGATAGATATCAAAGAATACATGACTCAAGAGGAAGTGCCTAAACAAAGAAGATAAATACACCAAGGATCTTAAGCAGACATATGCAGTTAGGATCaaacaaaaatgcatatgaacagAGGAATAAGGTTGGGGAAATTGAACTACTATCCAAAAGAAAAGACCACAAGAACTTCAAGATAGGGTAGGAAAGAATAAGTCACATGATTCTAACAGAATCCAAAGCACGTAACTGAGTAatctcgagaaatagtttctaacgttcccaaaacccacgaATCGCGTCACCTATTACTCGTATCTCGTCTATGACAACCCATTACCAATAAAACAAACCAATG is a genomic window of Arachis ipaensis cultivar K30076 chromosome B06, Araip1.1, whole genome shotgun sequence containing:
- the LOC107646832 gene encoding uncharacterized protein LOC107646832; translation: MANLANTMEANAVATLQALQRLGQPTENGNRDGNGNDNVEGNGDNMGGAPMTLATFLKVHLPSFKGSTNPTEADNWFQAMERALQAQHVPNNQYMEFAAYQLLGEAQHWWQGECHLLQLQNADIPWDRVPGTPETYESWKCIKYQRGLKDDIMTAVAPLEIRIFSDLVNKARVVEEYAKSVASSRDTPGGNTSKERDDHLGPRGQNFKKDGHTPQHLQGQGNFRKDNNAQFHLMKGSRLCYACGLPGHLAKNFLRKENQNMGQNQQPGRVITKGAEEATKSDPLMRGKCIKLL